TAACCAGTGTATTAATGATACAATAATGACACCTGCAAAAGCTAAAGCACCAAGTTTACCTCCAATTCCAAGAAACAAGTTTTTAGACAGCATATATAACAATCCAGTAATGCAACCTGCAGCAATTACAAAACTTATAGATGGTGTTATTTGTGCGCTAGACATACCAACAAAAGCACCACAATATATTACTGTTGGTAGTTTTTTTAGATAATTAGATTGGCTATTTATTTTTGGTACAAATGAGGCTAAAACACCAATAATTCCTGCTGCCAATACACTACCCAAACCAAGATATATATTAATTATATAACACAATAATGCACCTATAGGAACCCAAATTACAACAGACAACCTCTCATAATTATACTTATGATGATGTAAATCTAAATAGCGATAACCAAAAAAGGTAGATAGGATAACTACTATAATTGCAGTGCTAATTAATACATTATTTGCTGTGTATTGTTCTTTAATTATCATGGATAAAAAAATAATCTGAATAAGTAATAACAGAGCAACTGTTAAAAGTCTGATGTATTTGTGTGTTTTCAAAAAAATAAGAAACCGAATTAATTACTAATATTAGTTAGGGAAAAAGATTTAAGGCTACAAAACTACTCTAATAAATTAAATTACCATGCGACCACAAAGCATTTTGTTATTTGACCGTTAGGAAACTTTAGCCATAGTAAAGGTGAATATTTTTCGGATTGATATATGGTTAATTGTGGCTTTATTTGATCTAGAGTCAACCAATTAACATGACTATTCACGTCTAATAACCAATCGGTTTTTTGAGGCTTATAAAATTTACAATCCTTAAACAGCATTAGATCTTTATACTTAAAATAAAAGCCATAAATACAGTTATTGTTTAACGTTTTAAAAGTAATGTTACTTCCATAAGGTACAAAAATTTGCGCCTTAAAATATATTTGCTGTTTTATGGAATCGACATCTAATTGTAATTTATCTAAGTAAGGTTTTGTAGCAGTATTATATAGTAGTGGTAGTTGTTTTAATTTAAGTTTATTTAATTTTTCAATTAAACTATCTCGACGCATAGGTCCAATTAAACAGTCTATTTCAGTGCTCCCTAAACTGGCATCATATAGATAGTATTTAAATTGAATTTCTAAATGAATTGGTTCCGAATTATTTAATATTAAGCAGTCCAATTCGCCAATAGTCTGGTTCACATTTTCCTGTATTTGGATGTTTTCTGACAAAACAGAAATGTCATCAAATTGCTTTAACTCCTCAAACACAAATTGTTCTACACGTTGTCCTAACCTAATATTAGGTCTAACCTTTCTATTAAAAACAAAAGGCCTATCTAATTGCTTAACAAAAGGTTGCATAGTATTTATTTCAGAAAAAAATAAATGTGGTGTATTAAAAAAGCCACTAAATTGGGCCTGAAAATTATCGGTTTTATCGCTCATATTGTTATGTAAAAATAGGTATAATAATTTTTTTTGAAGAATAGTCGTTGAAACCCTTTAAATCGTTGTATTTTTGCACATCTTAAAATTTAAAAATTGCAATTAATTAATGTCTACTAAAACTCTAGAATTACAAGAACGTACAGAAGGAAAAAGTCTTTATAGTTACCAAAAAGGAGCAATCGATAAGATTTTTAAATGTTTTGAAGAAGCGCCTGAAGATTATCATCTATTATATCAACTACCTACAGGTGGTGGAAAAACGGTTATTTTCTCTGAAATTGTAAGACAATACTTAAAACACCACAAAAAACAAGTGTTAGTAATGACACATAGGATAGAATTATGTAAGCAAACATCAAATATGCTTTCAGAATTTGGTGTAAGTAATAAAATTGTAGATAGTAAAGCAGATTTAAGTGATCAAGGTGATTTTAATTGCTTTGTAGCAATGGTTGAGACACTTAATAATCGTTTAACAGATAATAAGCTAGATATTTCAGACATTGGACTAGTAATTATTGATGAGGCACATTACAATAGTTTTACTAAGTTATTTAAGTTTTTTGAAAAATCGTTTATTCTTGGTGTAACTGCGACACCTTTAAGTAGCAATATTAACCTTCCAATGAAGGATAATTATAACGAGCTAATCGTTGGAGAAACCATCCAATCATTAATTGAAAACGAATTTTTAGCGCGTGCCGAAATATTTTCATACAACGTTGGATTAACCTCTTTAGTGGTTGGAGCTAATGGTGATTATACCGTAAAATCATCAGAAGATTTATATACCAATACTGATATGCTAACTAAGCTGATACAAGCTTATGAAGAGCGTTGTAAAGGTAAAAAAACATTAATATTTAATAATGGTATTAATACCTCATTACACGTATATGATACCTTTAGACGTGCTGGATATCCAGTAGCACATTTAGATAATAACAATACTAAAAAAGAGCGTAAAGCCATCTTAAAATGGTTTAAAGAAACGCCTGATGCCATCTTAACTTCTGTAAGTATCTTAACCACTGGTTTTGATGAGCCAACAGTAGATTGTATCATGCTTAACAGAGCAACCAAGTCCTTAACATTGTACTATCAAATGATTGGTCGTGGATCACGTATATTAAAAAACAAAAATAAGTTTATAGTTATCGATTTAGGTAACAATTTACACAGATTTGGACCTTGGGGAAGTGATTTAGATTGGCATAAAATTTTCCGTTCTCCAAATTATTATTTAGATGGTATTTTAAGTGATGAAGAACTTGAAAACAATTTTAGATATGAAATGCCAGAAGATTTGCGCGAGCAATTTAAAAAATCTGACCATGTGTATTTTGATATTAAAAAATGCTACATTGATAGTATTAGAGCAGGAGAAAGCTCTAAAGTTGTATTAGAGCGCTCCATCCAACATCATGCACATATTTGTACAGAAAATAGTGAGGATTTATGGGATGCATTAGCTTTAGCTAAATTATTGGGTGACGATATAGATTACCGTATTTCTAGATATACTAAGTGTATAAGTAAAAGCACGTTTAACTTTGTAGAATGGTTAAAAGACGATTATCGTAAAAAATTAAACGCCTATTTACGTACTAATTTTGATGAGATTTTTGAAGAAATCAATGGTTTTCCACCAGAAGATTAAATCTTAAATGTAACAGTATTCAGTCGCAGTTTGCAGTTGCTTACTTTTGTAAAAACATATTAATAACACAGACTAATTACTATTTAATTATGACTTTTAAAGACCTTGGTTTAGATAAAAACTATATAAAATCTCTTAAGGAATTAGGGATTAAATCGCCAACCGAAATTCAGGCACAAGCGATTCCTATGTTATTAAAATCATCAACCGATTTTATTGGTTTAGCACAAACAGGAACAGGTAAGACAGCTGCTTTTGGACTGCCATTACTACATAAAATTAATCCTAAAAAAGATGCAGTCCAAGCGTTAATAATTGCGCCTACTAGAGAATTGGTTCAGCAAATTAAAAAACAACTATTTAAATTCACCAAGTATAACAACTCTAAAATATTTTTGGAAGGTGTATATGGTGGCGAAAAAATAGACATTCAGTTACGTAACGTTGCTAGAACCACACACATTATAGTGGCTACTCCAGGTCGATTAGTAGATTTAATGACGCGTGAGGCTGTAGATTTATCTCAAGTTAAAACAATTGTTTTAGACGAAGCAGATGAAATGCTAAGCATGGGTTTTAAAAATGATTTAACGACTATTTTAAAAGGCGTTACAGGTCAAAAAAACACATGGTTATTTAGTGCTACAATGTCTAACGATTTAAAAGATATTGTTAAGCGTTACATAGCTGACGAAGCTATACGATTAGAGATAGATAGAAGTAGTGTAGTAAACCAAAACATATCTCATTATTTTGTTGAAACGACGTTGCACGAAAAATCGTCTACATTAATTAGACTTTTAGAAGACAGAGAAAACCAACGTGGAATAATTTTTACAAAAACAAAAGCTGGTGCACAAGCACTAAGACATCAATTAGAAACCGAAGGATTTAACGTTGGTGCTTTGGAAGGTGACATGCAACAAAAAGAGCGTGATAAAGTCATGCGTGCTTTTAAAAATACAACCTTACAATTATTAATTTCTACAGATGTATCTGCTAGAGGTATTGATGTTAATGATTTAGCATTTGTAATTCATCATCAATTACCAGAACATACTGAATATTATACACACAGAAGTGGTCGTACAGCACGTGCTGGTAAAAAAGGAGAATCTATTGCATTAATTTTAGGTAATGAGCATAGTGATCTTAAAAAAGTAGAAACCACATTAGGTATTAAATTTAAACAACTATCTGTTTAATTATAAAATTAAAAAAAGCGACTTAATTAAGTCGCTTTTTTTGTATATACATTTTAGCATTAATTAATGCGTATTCATTTTTCCTTTACGTTTGGCTAATTGTCTTTCTAATTGATTGACAACTTCACTAACACTTTTGTGTAAAGTCTCTTTGCTTTCTTCAGCAAATAATCTAGGACCAGGAGCACTAAGTCTAATACCTGCAATTTTACCAGATTTATCATCATTAGTATTTTCTAATTTAAAAAATACATCAGCACGTACTATAAATTCATATTTATTAAAAAGTTTTTGGATTTTTTCAGTGGTAAATTCCTCTAAAGCCTCACTTGCTTTTACCTTGTCATATTCAAAATTGATATCCATATATTTAGATTTTAAGATTACTTAAAGATAATTAAATTCAATTTCATTTCCATTTAATTTATTAAAAATTTAAGACAAAAAATTATTGATTATCTTTAAACCACAATCAAAAAAACTTTAAATAATGCGTACAATTAAAATTGCTTTACTGCTAATGTCCTTAACAGTAATCTCTTGCAAAGATTCAGGTACCACTGAAACTACAAAAACCGAAGATTTTAAAATCAATTATGAAAAATTCACTCTAAAAAATGGTTTGGAAGTAATCCTTCATGAAGACCATTCTGACCCAATTGTAGCTGTTGCTACCTTAATGCATGTAGGTTCTAACCGAGAAAAACCAGGAAAAACAGGATTTGCTCACTTTTTTGAACATATGTCTTTTAACGACTCAGAGAATGTTCCTGTTGGAGCCAATCGTAAAATGATACCAGAATGGGGAGGAAGTCGTAATGGTGGAACTTCTAATGATTATACTGTGTATTATGAAGTTGTTCCAAAAGACGCCTTTGAAAAAATCATGTGGATTGATTCAGATCGTTTTGGTTATATGATTAACACTGTGACAGAAGCTGCTTTAGAGCGCGAAAAGCAAGTGGTTAAAAACGAAAAACGCCAACGTGTTGATAATGCAGCTTATGGTTATACAGATGAAATTATTAGAAAAAACCTATATCCTGAAGGACATCCTTACAGTTGGACAGTTATTGGTGCCTTACCAGATTTACAAGCAGCAACTATCGATGATGTTAAAGCCTTTTACCAACAATATTATGGTGCAAAAAATGCATCTTTAGTTATTGCTGGAGATATTGATGTTGCTGAAACTAAAAAATTAGTAGAACAATGGTTTGGCGAAATACCAAGTGGACCAGAAGTTGAAGAGCAAAATTTTGAACCTGTTGTATTAAACGAAACTAAGTCGTTATACTTTGAAGACAATTTTGCTAAACTACCAGAAATAAGACTAGTGTATCCTACATTTAAAAACTATCATGAAGACACTTATGCTTTGGATATTTTAGGTCAATTACTTAGCGGAAGCAAAAAATCACCTTTATATAATGTGATTGTTCAAGAACAAAAATTAGCACCTAACGTTGGCACTTACCAAAATAGTAGTGAATTAGCAGGCGAGTTTGTTTTTAGAGTACGTGCTAATGCAGGAACAGATTTAGATCAAGTTAAGTCTGCTATTGACGATGGTTTAAAACGCTTTGAAACTACAGGAGTTAATTCGGCAGATTTAAAACGCATTAAAGCTCAATTAGAAACAGATTTATATCAAGGTGTAAGTACTGCGTTAAATAAAGCATTTCAATTAGTTCAGGATAACGAGTTTAATGGTGATCCTAGTTTTATTACAGAACGTGCCAAATTAACTAATGCTGTTACAGAAGCAGATATTATGCGTGTGTACAATACTTACTTAAAAGGTAAACATGCTGTAATGACTAGCGTTGTACCTAAAGGGCAATTAGATTTAGCTGTAGCTGAAAGTAAAGAAGCAACGGTTTGGATTGAAGAGGTTAAACAAGACGTCGCTAACGAAGAGGTGAGTCAAGGTGAAGAAGCGGTTTACGAGAAAACACCTAGTAAATTTGATAGAAGCGAACCTGATTTTGGTAAACTTCCGGTATTTAAAGCACCTGCAATTTGGAAAGGTGAGTTAGAAAACGGAATGGCTTTATATGGTATAGAAAATAACGAAGTACCTTTAGTGCAGTTTGATATTACAATTCCTGGTGGACAATTATTAGATCCAAAAGGAAAAGAAGGTGTGTCTAATTTATTTAGCGATTTGATGATGCAAGGGACAAAAACAAAAACTGCTGCGGATTTAGAAGAGGCTATTGGTTTATTAGGTGCTAATATTAATATGTATAGTGCAAATGAGGATTTTCATATTACGGGATCGTGTTTAACTAAAAATTTAGACGAAACTATAAAACTAGTTAAAGAGATTATTTTAGAACCTCGTTGGGATGCTAGTGAGTTTAGTAGATTAAAACAAGCATTAGAAACCAGTTTAAAGGGTAGCGAAGCTAACCCAAATGCAATTGCATCTAATGTATTTGACCAATTAATGTATGGTAAGGATAACCGTTTTGGAATTAATAGTTCTGGAACCTTACAAAGTACCAAGGACATTACAATGGAGGATTTAAAAGCTTATTATAAAAATTTATCTCCTAAAAAGGCATCATTCCATATTGCTGGAGCGATTAACAAAACGCAAACCATAGCTGCTTTAAGTCCTTTAAAAGCATGGGAAGGAGAGACTATAAATGTACCAACATTAGCGGTTCAATCAACTAATACAGGCGGAACACTATATTTTGTAGACGTTCCTGATGCTAAACAATCGGTATTATATATTGGTAAATTAGCGTTATCTGGAAAAGACGAAAACGCTAACAATCTTGATTTTGCAAACGAAATCTTAGGTGGTGGATCAAGTGGTCGCTTATTTCAAACCCTAAGGATAGGTAAGGGTTATACTTATGGTGCGTATTCTGGTATTACAAATCGTGAAGCTGTTAGTCCTTTTGCTATTAGATCAAGTGTTCGTGCCAATGCAACTTTAAAGTCTCTAGAAATCATTAAAAACATGGTTAAAGACTATAAACAAAGCTTCACAGACACTGAAGTCGAGTTAACCAAAAACAAAATTCTTAAAGGTAATACTAGAGCTTATGAAAGTTTAGGTGCACAATTAGGTATTTTAAGACGTATTAGTAAATACAATAAAGACGACAATTTTTTAGACACAGATCAAGACGAATTATTATCTATGAATCTGGAAAACTACCAAGCAATTATAGACCAATATTTAAACGAGTCTGAAATGGTATATCTAGTAGTTGGTGACAAAGCTACTCAATTTGAGGAAGTTAAAAAATTAGCTAAACCTGTGGTGCAATTAGATATATACGGAAACAAAATATAACCACTCACTATATATAGTTCTTAAAAGCACAATGTAATCATTGTGCTTTTTTTTATGCTTTACAATTACTGTATATGTAAATATTGTAAAGGTCTAAGATAATTGTATAATGGATTTAGTAGTGTTTATATCCATCTTTGTAGTATAACAATTAGTAACCATTAAACACTAAAATTATGAAGCTAATAAGCATATTATTCAGTCTATTTTTTGCTTCCACAATAGTAGTAAACTCTAATGCTGTTAACACTATGGATCATAGAGGTATTACAAAACAAGTCGTTTATGATGGCTATGATGGAAGAATTTTTTACTTCACAGATATAAAAGATAACACAATTATTATTGAAGATATTAACGCAAGTAAAACCTTAAATAATTATAATCTAGAAGCCAATAAACACGTTGGTAAAGCCTTTAATTTAACTGTAAAACAAAGTACAGAGGATAACATCTACAGCGAAATTGAAGTCGTATCTATTAACCTAATAAATCAATAAATTATGAAAGCATTTAAAAACATAAAATTTGCCCTAATCGCATTTATCGCGTTTAGTTGTCAACACACAGTTAAAGGACAAACTCCAGAGGTTGTTAAACAAGCATTTGAAGCTAAGTATCCAAACGAAAATAATCCAGATTGGGAAGTTGATGCTAACGGAAATTATGAAGCTCAATTTAAACAAAATGGCGAAAAATATAGAGCAGATTTTAGTCCAAGCGGAAATTGGATTGAAACCGAATCGAGCATTAAAAAAGACGACTTGCCTAAAGCTATTAGAGACATTATTAAAAACGAATATGGTAGTGAAGACATTACCGAAGTAGAGCATGTTGATAGTGCGTCAAAAGGCGAATTTTATGACGTAGAGTTTAAGCAAAAAGGTAAAAATAAAGATGTCGAGTTTAGAGCAAACGGAACAATCATAAATTAGTATTGCCTTTAGTTAATAAAGCCCAACTAACCATGTTGGGCTTTTGTAGTTTTATAACCAAATACCATCATGACAACCACAAAAACATTTAAACTTTCAAGTTTACCAAAACTTTTGTTTACCACAGCTAAGTCTTGGTATAAAAGCGAACCCTTCCAACGTAGCGCAATCGTTGCGTATTACGCCATTTTATCCTTACCAGCTTTAATTATAATTATATTAAATTTAGTAGGATCTGTTTGGGGACGTGATATCGTACAAGGTGAATTGTTAGATGAAATCGCTAAAGCCATAGGTCCTGACACTGCCGAAACCATTCGATTAATGATAGTTGGTCGTGGTAATGAAACCACATCATTGTTTACAACAGTCGTTGGTATAGCAACCTTATTATATGGTGCAACAGGAGTCTTTTTTCAGCTTCAAGCTGCTTTTGACAAAATTTGGGATAATGAAGCGGATTATGCCAATGGATTTATAGCAACCCTAATTAGTCGTTTAAAAAGCTTTGGTTTTATATTAATTATTGGATTCTTACTGCTAACTAGTTTTTTACTAACTTCATTATTAAGTACGTTTAGCAATCAATTACAACGCTTTCTTCCAGATAATGTCGTAGAATACCTGTTTGCTTTTGATTTTATAATATCTATTGGATTTATATATGTATTATTTGCTGCTATGTTTAAGTTTTTACCATCTGCAACCATTTCATGGAAGTCGGTTAGGGTAGGTGCATTGTTAACCACGCTACTTTTCTTATTAGGTAAATATCTATTAGCTATATATTTTAATACCATGCAACCAGGATCCACTTATGGAGCAGCAGGTTCTATAATATTAATCATGCTTTGGGTGTCTTATACTAGCTTGATACTATTGTATGGAGCACATTTTACAAAAACCTATGCTAATACTTTTATTAGGGATTAATATTAGGTATTTAATATTTAACTCATGTGTCAATATTGTAAAGGACAACAATAATTGTGTAACAGGTAAAGCTACCTTTTTTCTGACCTTTGTTTAAAACAAATTCAAACCAATTAATTATAAAACGCTATACAAATAGCAACACGTTTTTGATTAATTATAAAACATAAAAAGCTGTGATTAAACCAAGAGAAAAAGCACCAGAATTACAAATCAAATTAGTAAACAATACAACATGGAAATTAAGCGATCAGTCGCCAGAAAATTTCACGTTAGTATTATTTTATAGAGGTAAACATTGTCCTGTTTGTAAAAGTCAGTTAGAAGAACTTCAAAAAAAGTTAGATAAATTTACAGATAGAGGCGTAAATGTTATTGCCATCAGTTCTGATACTGAAGACGTCGCAAAAGCAACACATAAAGAATGGGACATTTCAAATATTCCGTTAGGCTACGATTTTTCAATTGACGAAGCTAGAAAATGGGGATTATTTATTTCTTCAGGAATTAAAGAAGAACCAGAATTATTTACAGAGCCTGGATTATTTTTAATTACACCAGATCAAACCGTGTATTGGGAATCTATCCAATCTATGCCATTTGGAAGACCAGGTTTTAATGATGTCTTAGGTGGTATTGACTACATATTAAAAGCGGATTATCCTGCTAGAGGAGAAGCCTAAAACCTTAGGATTAAACAAAATTTGATCCTACAACACGATTAGCCTTTCATTAAAGGCATTTCAAAACACGCTTATTCATATTAAAGTCTGACTTGGACATTACTAAGCGTATCACTAACTTAAATATAAATTTACATGAGTAATACCACAGATAAAGGATTTACAACTATTAATCCAGCAACCGAAAAAACAATAAAACAATACGATTACATGACAGAAGACCAAGCCATTAAAGCTGTGGACAATTGTCATGAAGCTTTTTTAGAGTGGAAACTAAAACCGTTAGAAGAACGCGCAACCATTATAAAAGCAGTTGGTAAAGCATTAATGGATGTAAAGGACGAGTATGCCGAATTAATGACTCAAGAAATGGGTAAATTAGTTAGCCAAAGTCATGACGAGATCGAGCTTTGTGCTGGAATTTGCGAATACACAGCAACTGAAGGTATCAAACAACTACAAGACGAAGTACGTACCATGGAAAATGGAGGAAAAGGAATCATCCAACAAGCACCTTTAGGCGTTATTTATGGTATTCAACCATGGAATTTTCCATTATACCAAGCCATTCGTTATGCGATAGTAAATTTAATGGCAGGAAACGGAGTGTTATTAAAACATGCTAAAAACGTAACAGGATCTGCATTAAAGCTTAAAGACGTTTTTGAAAAAGCAGGATTACCTAAAAATCTTTTTACGGTTTTAATTATAGATCACGAAACATCTGATAAAATTATCGAACATAAAGCAGTTAGAGGTGTTACGCTAACAGGAAGCTCCAAAGCTGGTGAATACGTAGCACAAAAAGCAGCCAAAGCGTTAAAAAAGACAGTCTTGGAGTTGGGTAGTAATGATGCCTATTTAGTATTAGACGATGCAGATATTGATTTAGCAGTACAAACAAGCATACAAGGACGTACGTATAACAACGGAGAAACTTGTGTAGCAGCAAAACGTTTTGTGGTAGTAGACAAAGTGTACGACCAGTTTAAAGACGCGTTTGTTAAAGGAATGAAAGACATTAATTTTGGCGATCCTATGGACAAAGACTCAAAATTAGGACCCATGGCTAGAAAAGATTTAAGGGACAAAATTCACCAACAAGTAGAAGACAGTGTTACTAATGGAGCAACTATTTTATGTGGAGGTACCATTCCTGAAGTTACAGGATATTATTATCCTTCAACCGTTTTAGGTGACGTAAAACCAGGACAACCAGCATATAGTGAAGAGCTATTTGGACCTGTTGCTTCACTAATTAAAGCAAAAGATAACGAAGATGCTATGCGAATAGCTAACGACAGTCGTTTTGGACTTGGAGGCGGAATTTTTAGTAAAGACGAAGACAAAGCCATCCAATTAGCAAAAGACCATTTTGATACAGGAATGATAAACATTAACTCTTATGGATTAGCACATCCAAACATGCCATTTGGAGGAATTAAAGACTCTGGTTATGGACGTGAACATGGTGGATTTGGTATCAGAGAGTTTGTAAATTCTAAATCTATTATGTTGAATAATAGCAAATAAATTTTAATAGCGTAATAGCTGTCGTATATAAAAGATCAAGTTGAAAAGCTTGGTCTTTTTTTTGGTTTATGGTGTAATTTAAGATAGCATGAATCACTCTCATTTAAAAATTAGAAACAATTAGTTTAAAATTAAATTCAATCCTTTTTGTTTAAATCCCTATGTATTTTGTAGTTTTAATTTTTCTAAACAACTGTAATTATTGTAGTTCTTATTGTATCATAATTATAGTCTTTTTTAGTGGTTTATAAGTAGAAAAAATCTCTTTATAGTTCTATTTTAAGAGAAAAATTGAATTAAAATGAAAAACGAAAATCAAATAAAATGTCCTAATTGTGGGACTTCCATAGATGTTCAAGATATTTTATCACATCAATTAGAAGAGGAAATAAAACAAAAGTATCAGTCGCAAATTGCTGCGGAGAAAAAACGATACGAGAGTCAGCAAGAGCAACTTAAACAAGAGAAGTTAGATTTTGAACAAAAGAAAAAGCGTGAGAATGTGTTATTTCAAGAACGTCTAGAAAATCAGCTTAAAGAAGATAAAAAAGAAATTGAAGCAAAGCTAAAACTTAAATTAAAGGAAGAGCAATCGGACCAGTTTGCTGCGTTACAAAAAGAGTTAAACGAAAAATCTGAACAGGTCAAAGAGTTAAACCGCTCTAAAGCAGA
The genomic region above belongs to Olleya sp. Hel_I_94 and contains:
- a CDS encoding NAD-dependent succinate-semialdehyde dehydrogenase yields the protein MSNTTDKGFTTINPATEKTIKQYDYMTEDQAIKAVDNCHEAFLEWKLKPLEERATIIKAVGKALMDVKDEYAELMTQEMGKLVSQSHDEIELCAGICEYTATEGIKQLQDEVRTMENGGKGIIQQAPLGVIYGIQPWNFPLYQAIRYAIVNLMAGNGVLLKHAKNVTGSALKLKDVFEKAGLPKNLFTVLIIDHETSDKIIEHKAVRGVTLTGSSKAGEYVAQKAAKALKKTVLELGSNDAYLVLDDADIDLAVQTSIQGRTYNNGETCVAAKRFVVVDKVYDQFKDAFVKGMKDINFGDPMDKDSKLGPMARKDLRDKIHQQVEDSVTNGATILCGGTIPEVTGYYYPSTVLGDVKPGQPAYSEELFGPVASLIKAKDNEDAMRIANDSRFGLGGGIFSKDEDKAIQLAKDHFDTGMININSYGLAHPNMPFGGIKDSGYGREHGGFGIREFVNSKSIMLNNSK